The region AACAATACTCCGCCATTATTTTTTGTGTCTTTATCATCTGATGATGTTTTTGCTGCTTCTTCAAAAGTAATTTCACCTCTTTCGATTTTAGCTTTAATATCTTCAATTTTAGCAGAGGCGTCTTTAACTGCTTGAGTAGTTACTTTTGGAGAAATTAAGATATGACGCAATTCTACATCTTGACCAATGATTTTATCTACTTGAATGATATGAAAACCAAATTCTGTTTCAAATGGTTCAGATATTTCACCTTCATTTAATCGGAAGGCAACTTCTTTAAATTCTTTAACAAATTGTGTTTTTTTATTAATTTTATAATATCCTCCATTAGAACTTGAACCTGGATCTTCTGAATAAATTACAGCTTTACTTGTAAAACTAGAAGTCCCATCTAAAATATCTTTTTTAATACTTTTTAATTTATCAATTACAATTTGCTTATCTTCCTTTGTAATAACAGGTTGTATCGTAATTTGAGCAATTTCTATTTCAGCACCAATTGTTGGGATTTCATCTTTTGGAATTCCATTATAAAATTGTTTTACTTCTTCTGGCGTAATAGTTACATCATCAACTATTTTTCTTTTCATTTGAGAGGACAACTTATTCATTTTTACAATTTCAGAGAAATAACTTCTAAAATCTTGCTCATCTTTTTTCTTGTAATAATCGTATACTTTTTGTTTTGAGCCAATTTGTTCCACCATTGAATTTAATTGCTGATCAATAAACTGATTCACTTCTTCATCAGTTACAACAATACTATCTTGAATAGCTTGATGTGCAAATAATTTTTCTTCTAATTGATTACCTAATAATTCACAACGAGTTATATTTTTTGTATCAATTCCTTGTGCTTGCAATTCCATATACATTAAATCAATATCTGAATCTAACACGATAAAATCACCAACTACAGCTGCTACTCCATCTACTTTTTGCTTATTTTGAGCTGTAGTCATTATAGTTCCTAAAACGAACACTACAACACTTAAAATAGTCTTATTTAAAAATCTCGAAATCATTGTCTTTAATGGCGTCATTTGTTATTTCTGTTTGAATTTTATTTATTAAATCTGTTTTTCTATTATTTAATATTATTTGTTTTATAGTAGGCTGAATGTATTGTAGTGGAGCAACATTATTTTTTTCTACTACATCTTTTACTTTAACCATCCATACTAAATTTGAATCTGTGTATTGATAGGCTATTCCTGCCGATACAAATTTATCTTTATTTTCTTGATTGATAAAAGGTAATTTTTCATATACTTGATTTATATCAACCCAAATACTATCATTGAAAGCATAATTTTTAAACTGAATGGCCAATTTTTGTAAATCTAACTTGTCTTTTTTTGAAAAGTTTAAAAACTTACTGTTTATTGTTGCAAATTTTACATTCCCTTTTATTAAATTAATGTATCTAAGTTTAACTAAGGGTTCAGTTGTTTTAAAATTATTTTTATGCTCATTATAGTATTTTTCAATTTCTTCATTTGAAATGACCGTATCAATTTTTGTCATTACTAGTTCTTCCAAATAAGACTTGGTATACAAATCATTTTTATACTGACTAATTAATTCATCCAATTCTTGTTGTTTTGATTTACTGATGTTTTTCTCTGCTTTATTCATCAATAATTGTTGTATAGCCCATCTAGTAATAAAATCTTTTACTATAGCAATACTGTCTTTTTTTGAAGAACCGGGAGGAACTAAATTTTCTAAATCAGAACGATATAAATAGTTATCATTTACCCTAGCTATTGCTTCAGAATTATTTTTTTGTGATGACTTAGAACAGGCAACCAAAAAAACAATCATAAATAAATAGCTCTTCAACAATTTCATTATTTAATTAATTGTGCTTTTATTTTTTCAAAAACTTCTTGATTTACTTTGTAGGTAAACTCTTTTTTCAAATTATCAACCCATGTTGCTTCCAAATATTGTTGATAATCATTAATTAATTTACTCTTACATTCATCAATTGTTTTAACCTCTGGTTGCTTAATTTTATTTATCCTAACCAAGAAATTATAACTTCCATCTTTTGTAACTGGATTAATACCTTGTTGTAGATTTGACATTTTCTTTAAAACATCATAATCTTCTTCGTATAAACCAGATTTAACCATTACAACTATTTTGCCCTCTTTATTTAATTTTTCTTTAATATAATCTAAAGATTTACCCTTTTCTAGATATTTTTTGGCAGCTTCAATTACTTTATCATCTGTAGAAGATAGAATATCAACATCATATCTTTTTTTCCATTTATAATTATCCATATGAACATTATAAAAATCTTTTAATCCAATTGTATCTGATTTTGATTTATTCCAAATTTCTTTTTCCATTAAATCAAACAACAATAAACCATCTCTGTACTCATCCATAATATGTTTAAATTCAGGAAACTCATTTTCTAAATTTTCATTATAATAAGTAATCAATTGTTCATTTTTCCAATTTTCAAAAAGTTCTGCTACTAATTTTTTGATCGGTTTAGTAGTCAATTTATTTTTTTGTTGAGAATTTATATAATTAACAAAACTTGGTGTTGGTAATTTCTTTGTTTTATCAATAATTGCTATATCTCCTTTAATATTCTCTTTTTCCGCTGGAATTTCCCAAGTTTGACTGTAAATGTTATCGTTAACAATTTTTTCTACATTTTTATATTCTTTTGCTAATGTTTCAAACGAATATTTTGCTTTCAATTTTTGAGCTAATGAAGTTGTGATAATCATTGATCGCTCATCTCTTTTGATTTTGTTCTCAAGTTCATTTTTCATTTGCTCAATTGATTGAATAGGATGTTTTTCAATTAATTTTACAATATGCCAACCAAATTGTGTTTCAAAAGGTTTAGAAATCTCACCTTTTTCTTTTAAACCAAAAGCAACTGTTTCAAACTCTTCAGAACTTAATTGTCCTGAACCAAAACGTTGTAATTGTCCGCCTTTTGCAGCTGAAGATTTGTCATCCGAAAACTGTCCAGCTAGAGCTTCAAAATTTTCTCCTTGTTGAATTTTTGCATAGATTTCATCTATAGTTTGTTTAACTTTTGAAATGGCTTCGGGTGTATTTTCCTCAGGCTTCATTAACATTATGTGTGCAACGGTAATTTCACCTCTGTTATCCCTTTTATCAGTAACTTTAATTAAATGATAGCCAAAACGGGTACGAACTGGATTTGAAATTTTTCCAACTGGTGTTTTATAAGCAGCCGATTCAAAAGGGTACACCATTCTAAAAACAGTAAAATAACCTAAATCGCCTTTGTTTTCTCTAACTGATGGGTCTTGAGACTCTTTTTGGGCAACTTCTTCAAATGCTTCTCCTTTTTCAATTCTTTTTTTAATTTCTAAGGCTCTGTTGTAAAAAGCTAAGGTATCTGCACCTTTAACACTTTCATCAACAGATATAAGTATATGAGACGCTCTTATTTCTTTTAAATTTCTAGAATACGCTTCTTCAATTAATTGAGAAGTTACTTTAGAATCATTCATATAATTTTTTGACAATTGATTTCTGTACGAAGACAATTCATTTTGATATTTAGAGTTTAAATGTAAACCTAATTTGTAAGCTTTGTTTACTTTTAATTTATAACCAAGGAACAATTCTAAATATTGATTCAAATCTTTTTGAGAATCATCTTTAACTAAATCTAAATTCTTTTTGTAAATTCTGATAAATTCATCGGAATAGTAGGGTTTATCTTCAATAGTAAATAGTACTTCTTTAGAATTTTGAGCAAAAATTTGAGAAGAAGCTAAAAACAATAATCCAATAAAAAATAATTTAATTCTCATTTTAATTTATATGATTAATTAAGTAACAAGCAAAAATATAAAATGATTGTAATTAAACAACTATATCTATACATATTAACTTAAATTTAGAATTTAATTTTAATTTTTTAATTCGTTTAAAAATAAATTTCACAACATTTTTTGATTTTTTTTAAAAATGACTTCGCTAATTGATATTTTTTTTTTAAAATTGCATTCTAAATAAAGTAACCCCAACTTCTAAACATATAAACATGAAGAATAATTTACTTAAATTATACCTAAGTGTATTTTTAACATTCATTAGTTTTTTAGCAAGTGCTCAGCCAGTTGATCCTCCTGCTGATCCAGATCCACCAGCGGCACCAATTGATACTAACCTTGTAATTTTAGCAATTGCAGGAATTGTGTTTGCTTATTACATTTTAAAAAGTAAAAAATTATATTTTATAAAATAAATAAAGCCCTTTGAAGGGCTTTATTTATTTTATTCCATTTTCTCTAGCTAATAGTGTATTTTTCAAAAGCATTGCTATAGTCATTGGACCAACACCTCCTGGTACTGGAGTTATGTATGAAGCTTTCTTTGAAACATTTTCAAAATCTACATCTCCAACAATTTTGTATCCTTTTTCGGTTGTAGGATCTTCAACTCGAGTAATTCCTACGTCAATTATAACCGCATCATCTTTAATCATTTCTGCTTTTAAGAAATTAGGAACTCCTAAAGCCGAAATAACAATATCAGCTTGGGAAGTAATTTGATTTAGATTTTTGGTATGACTGTGCGTCAACGTAACTGTTGAATTCCCCGGAAACCCTTTTCTCCCCATTAATATACTCATTGGTCTGCCTACAATATGGCTTCTTCCAATCACTACAGTATGTTTCCCTTGAGTTTGAACATTATACCTTTCCAATAATTCTAAAATTCCGAAAGGAGTTGCTGGGATGAATGTACTCATATCTAAGGCCATTTTTCCAAAGTTTTCAGGATGGAATCCATCCACATCTTTAGAAGGATCAATAGCCATTAAAACTTCTTGCGTATCTATTTGTGGAGGTAAAGGTAATTGAACGATAAATCCATCAATATTTGTATCCTGATTTAATTCTTCAATCTTTTTTAATAACTCTTTTTCAGAAGTTGTACTTGGCATTTTGATTAAGGTAGATTCAAAACCCACTCGTTCACAAGCTTTTACTTTACTTCCAACATAAGTTAAACTTGCACCATCATTACCTACAATAATTGCTGCTAAATGAGGGACTTTTTCTCCTTTATCTCTCATTTTTTGAACTTCAGCCGCAATTTCATTCTTAATGTCTTCAGATACTTTTTTACCGTCTAGTAGTTGCATTTGTTAAATATTTAGTTGTGTATTATTCAATAAAAAAAGACGCAATTGGTCGCGTCTTTATATTTTTAGTTCATTCCTTTCATTCCACCCATCATCTTCATGAGATTTTTTCCAGCGCCACCTTGCATCATTTTCATCATTTTACTCATTTGGTCGAATTGTTTCATCAATTGATTTACTTCTTCTATCTTTCTACCTGAACCTTTCGCAATGCGTTGTTTTCTTTTCACATCAATTATAGAAGGCTTACTTCTTTCTTTTGGTGTCATGGATTGTATAATTGCCTCTACATGTTTAAAAGCATCATCATTGATCTCGACATCTTTTAATGCTTTACCAGCACCAGGAATCATGCCTACAAGATCTTTCATGCTTCCCATCTTCTTTATTTGTTGAATTTGGTTTAAGAAATCATCAAATCCAAATTCATTTTTAGCAATTTTCTTTTGTAATTTTCTTGCTTCTTCTTCATCGTATTGTGCTTGTGCTCTTTCTACTAAAGACACTACATCTCCCATCCCCAAGATACGATCTGCCATACGATCTGGATAAAACACATCGATAGCATCCATTTTTTCTCCTGTACCTATAAACTTAATAGGTTTATTTACAACAGATTTGATAGAAATAGCAGCTCCACCACGTGTATCACCATCTAATTTAGTTAAAACAACTCCGTCAAAATTCAAACGGTCATTAAATGCTTTTGCCGTATTAACAGCATCTTGACCTGTCATTGAATCTACAACAAACAAAGTTTCTTGTGGTTGAATTGCAGCATGAACATTTGCAATTTCATTCATCATTTCTTCATCTACTGCCAAACGACCCGCTGTGTCGACAATCACCACATTAAATCCATTTGCCTTTGCATGTTTTATTGCATTTTGAGCAATTTCCACAGCATTTTTATTTTCAGGTTCTGAATACACCTCAACCCCTATTTGCTCACCTACTACATGTAACTGATTAATAGCAGCAGGACGATAAATATCACAAGCAACCAATAAAGGTTTTTTAGACTTTTTAGTTTTTAAGAAATTCGCTAATTTACCAGAAAATGTAGTTTTTCCAGACCCTTGAAGTCCTGACATCAAAATGATTGAAGGATTTCCAGACAAATTCACACCACTTACTTCACCACCCATTAATTCAGTTAATTCGTCTTTTACGATTTTAACCATTAATTGACCTGGTTGTAGAGTGGTCAATACATTTTCACCAATTGCTTTTTCTTTTACTCTAGTAGTAAAATCTTTTGCAATTTTAAAGTTCACATCGGCATCTAACAATGCTCTTCGCACTTCTTTTAAAGTGTCCGCTACATTTACATCGGTAATTTTTCCGTGACCTTTTAATATATGGAATGCCTTATCTAACTTATCGGTAAGATTATCAAACATGTTTTGTATAAATTTTAATGAGGTGCAAATTTAAGAAATTGATTGAGAAGTATTAAATATATTGAAATAAAAAAACCGTTTAATTTCTTAAACGGCTTATTTATTAAAATCTTTACTGATTATTTTTTTGAACAACAAGATTTTTTCTCTGCAGTTGAGCAAGATTTTTTATCAGCTGCTTTTTTATCTGAACAACATGATTTTTCAGTTTTAGTAGTTTTTTTCTCTTTTTCTTTTTCTTTAAAATCTACAACTGATGCAGTTGAAACCATAAATGCCATTAAAGCAACTACTGATACTACTTTTTTCATAATATTTAAATTTTTAATTTATTTCTATAATTTCAAAGATATTAAAACAATTTAAAGTATGTTATAAAATTTTCTTAATTTTTTTCAAACGTTAAATAATCTGTTCCACTACCTCCTCCACTAACATCTACTAACTCAATTTTAGTATCTGTTCTAGAGACAATATCCCAATCATCTGACAAATCTAATAAAATTGCAGGTGTAGAAAATGCAATATTAAAATCTAAATCATTTAATGTATCATCATTACTATTTGAATCTGTAACAGACCAAGTACCGTTATAAGTTGCACCACCACCTACAGCAGTTAGCACATTTCCGGCTGCAAATGTAAAATTATAACCCGCATAATTTGACGTTTCATTTGTGCCCGAATCTACATAATTGGTAATACGCCATGTTCCCGACATAACTGTATTAATCACTTGATTTTGATTTACATTTGTTGGAGTAACATTATCATCATCATCACTACACATTGATGCGAAACTAAATACTAAAACCAACAGTAAAAGTGACAAAATTTTTATTCTTTTCATAATTTTCCATTTTATTTATAACGTAAAATTATGAAAAAAAGTATGTATTTAATCTTTTACACCTAATTTTGTTAAAATATCTTCCATTAAACACCATTTAGTTATAGAAGATTGTAATAGGTTAAAACCAACAAAAGCAGTAAACCAATACCAATTTGGATTCACATAATGAGCCAATACTAAACTGATTAAAATAAATGACCCTGCAATAGCTCTAATAATTCTATTTTTCATATTAATATTTTTAGTTGTTAATTTGATCTATGGTTAATGACGCAAAATGAATTTTAGATGATACATTTTGTGATGCATTGAAAGAAGTTACCGATTGAAAAAGTAATGCTGTTTGATTTTCATTTAAAAAAACATAAAACATAATTGACGGTGTTTCATTCATTTCTGAACCAAACCAATTGGTACCCACATTCTCTTCAGATACATCTTTAAATCCAGTTACTTCTTTGTAAGTAAATGCCTTTATTTCAGTATTTTTAAACATTTTAATAATATCCTTTTTAAATTCTGAAATTGCTGTTATAATTACTAGTTTCATAAGTTACTTTTTTATATCCTGCAAGGAAATTAATTCCCTGCAGAAGTATTTATTACTTGTTTTCCCATTTCTTATTTTCGGTGATATAATATATCAACGGCACTACTAATAAGGTTAATAAAGTAGATACTATGGCACCAGCAACTAACGAAATCGCTAATCCTTGGAAAATTGGATCAAACAATATAATTGAGGCTCCAATTACAACAGCTCCTGTAGTCAATAAAATTGGAGTTGTTCTTACGGCACCCGCTTCAATTATGGCTTGTTTCATCGGAATTCCATCATTTAATCGTATTTCAATAAAATCGATTAGCAATACAGAATTTCTCACCATAACTCCTGCTAAAGCAATCATCCCAATAAAGGAAGTAGCTGTAAAATAAGCATCTAACATCCAGTGT is a window of Flavobacterium indicum GPTSA100-9 = DSM 17447 DNA encoding:
- the ffh gene encoding signal recognition particle protein; translated protein: MFDNLTDKLDKAFHILKGHGKITDVNVADTLKEVRRALLDADVNFKIAKDFTTRVKEKAIGENVLTTLQPGQLMVKIVKDELTELMGGEVSGVNLSGNPSIILMSGLQGSGKTTFSGKLANFLKTKKSKKPLLVACDIYRPAAINQLHVVGEQIGVEVYSEPENKNAVEIAQNAIKHAKANGFNVVIVDTAGRLAVDEEMMNEIANVHAAIQPQETLFVVDSMTGQDAVNTAKAFNDRLNFDGVVLTKLDGDTRGGAAISIKSVVNKPIKFIGTGEKMDAIDVFYPDRMADRILGMGDVVSLVERAQAQYDEEEARKLQKKIAKNEFGFDDFLNQIQQIKKMGSMKDLVGMIPGAGKALKDVEINDDAFKHVEAIIQSMTPKERSKPSIIDVKRKQRIAKGSGRKIEEVNQLMKQFDQMSKMMKMMQGGAGKNLMKMMGGMKGMN
- a CDS encoding peptidylprolyl isomerase → MTPLKTMISRFLNKTILSVVVFVLGTIMTTAQNKQKVDGVAAVVGDFIVLDSDIDLMYMELQAQGIDTKNITRCELLGNQLEEKLFAHQAIQDSIVVTDEEVNQFIDQQLNSMVEQIGSKQKVYDYYKKKDEQDFRSYFSEIVKMNKLSSQMKRKIVDDVTITPEEVKQFYNGIPKDEIPTIGAEIEIAQITIQPVITKEDKQIVIDKLKSIKKDILDGTSSFTSKAVIYSEDPGSSSNGGYYKINKKTQFVKEFKEVAFRLNEGEISEPFETEFGFHIIQVDKIIGQDVELRHILISPKVTTQAVKDASAKIEDIKAKIERGEITFEEAAKTSSDDKDTKNNGGVLLNPRTSEPKFEVSKLDPSLYNQVNGLNQGDVSQVLVDQTPQGSKFFKILKINKKTEEHKADFSSDYLKIKELALTDKQFKQVAKWMTENIEKNYVKINGEYKNCTFTNNWLKK
- a CDS encoding YgaP family membrane protein, with amino-acid sequence MKNRIIRAIAGSFILISLVLAHYVNPNWYWFTAFVGFNLLQSSITKWCLMEDILTKLGVKD
- a CDS encoding peptidylprolyl isomerase; the encoded protein is MRIKLFFIGLLFLASSQIFAQNSKEVLFTIEDKPYYSDEFIRIYKKNLDLVKDDSQKDLNQYLELFLGYKLKVNKAYKLGLHLNSKYQNELSSYRNQLSKNYMNDSKVTSQLIEEAYSRNLKEIRASHILISVDESVKGADTLAFYNRALEIKKRIEKGEAFEEVAQKESQDPSVRENKGDLGYFTVFRMVYPFESAAYKTPVGKISNPVRTRFGYHLIKVTDKRDNRGEITVAHIMLMKPEENTPEAISKVKQTIDEIYAKIQQGENFEALAGQFSDDKSSAAKGGQLQRFGSGQLSSEEFETVAFGLKEKGEISKPFETQFGWHIVKLIEKHPIQSIEQMKNELENKIKRDERSMIITTSLAQKLKAKYSFETLAKEYKNVEKIVNDNIYSQTWEIPAEKENIKGDIAIIDKTKKLPTPSFVNYINSQQKNKLTTKPIKKLVAELFENWKNEQLITYYNENLENEFPEFKHIMDEYRDGLLLFDLMEKEIWNKSKSDTIGLKDFYNVHMDNYKWKKRYDVDILSSTDDKVIEAAKKYLEKGKSLDYIKEKLNKEGKIVVMVKSGLYEEDYDVLKKMSNLQQGINPVTKDGSYNFLVRINKIKQPEVKTIDECKSKLINDYQQYLEATWVDNLKKEFTYKVNQEVFEKIKAQLIK
- a CDS encoding bifunctional 5,10-methylenetetrahydrofolate dehydrogenase/5,10-methenyltetrahydrofolate cyclohydrolase, with the protein product MQLLDGKKVSEDIKNEIAAEVQKMRDKGEKVPHLAAIIVGNDGASLTYVGSKVKACERVGFESTLIKMPSTTSEKELLKKIEELNQDTNIDGFIVQLPLPPQIDTQEVLMAIDPSKDVDGFHPENFGKMALDMSTFIPATPFGILELLERYNVQTQGKHTVVIGRSHIVGRPMSILMGRKGFPGNSTVTLTHSHTKNLNQITSQADIVISALGVPNFLKAEMIKDDAVIIDVGITRVEDPTTEKGYKIVGDVDFENVSKKASYITPVPGGVGPMTIAMLLKNTLLARENGIK